A single region of the Malaclemys terrapin pileata isolate rMalTer1 chromosome 4, rMalTer1.hap1, whole genome shotgun sequence genome encodes:
- the BTBD18 gene encoding BTB/POZ domain-containing protein 18: MCSPVAGSKILYRNSRLLRMAFLQLHRQQRADVFCDVILQAEGEAVPAHCCILSACSPFFMECLERQMPSKGCKVVLELRGLKIGTLRKLVDFLYTSEMEVSREEARDILAAARQFQVAELESLQLEGGKLVKQVLGRRLNRKCLQPPSLAPISASVVPQACPPAPTTPRTFHPLVAGKQRTAKPPGDGGVRASSTACQAESAKYWEAVVPQNGGAQPGMQGAVAPVETGNVRTQSRSLGLDRSLGVGSPLGKAEGSPGERSAEQAFPSEGCTTDCSPLPRKIKLSRPKLPPPHNACATKAPPTAAPSKTPTSIRRLWRQKTPGWDEAGGLEQASPSCHAGSLPGPPKTSNRKRSSSTSASGSDTTPGEGHVGSVKLRKVVNGSCWEVVQEPPAREPQGAPVTVGETSTSRVASPPSSGPHNVTRWPELPETRAASSTELLAGRLEAVPLPEQAMVEQGPSDGRGGCRDPYELDMAALEPLSESEEFGDSAPLEQMLDLLLSGSGVEGLGTAGPGGTAGCAPSMGPSHGPNTTPVGAAAAGEEWHPPEVQLWPEWDDPGKGPLPGWEVGGGHSALSTADGDPPGQPAGGHLAPRRALSSGHHPTSCSPVPLAPASPQTLQHPQLAAGSREAPSGPLPRVPAEGSAGKGQGLCTTQAAGMETGSQFQAPWGLPQSRPKHGPLDHQPPDSPEGDEIDIMAGAEEALVPAGSTCVRPDPSSESDEEVDVLN; encoded by the exons ATGTGCTCCCCTGTGGCCGGTTCTAAGATTCTGTATCGGAACTCCCGCCTCCTGCGCATGGCGTTCCTGCAGCTCCATCGCCAGCAGAGGGCAGATGTATTCTGTGATGTCATCCTGCAGGCAGAAG GAGAGGCTGTACCGGCTCACTGCTGCATTCTCTCCGCCTGCAGTCCCTTCTTCATGGAGTGCCTGGAGAGGCAAATGCCCTCCAAAGGGTGCAAAGTGGTGCTGGAGCTGCGGGGTCTGAAGATCGGGACTCTGCGGAAGCTGGTGGATTTCCTATACACCTCGGAGATGGAAGTGTCCCGGGAGGAGGCCCGGGATATCCTGGCTGCCGCCCGGCAGTTCCAAGTAGCAGAACTGGAGTCGCTGCAGCTGGAGGGTGGGAAGCTGGTGAAACAGGTGCTGGGTCGGCGCTTGAACCGGAAGTGCCTGCAgccgcccagcctggctcctATCTCTGCTAGTGTCGTGCCGCAGGCCTGTCCGCCAGCTCCCACCACCCCACGGACATTCCACCCCCTGGTGGCAGGCAAGCAACGTACGGCAAAGCCCCCGGGTGATGGTGGGGTACGTGCCAGCAGCACCGCCTGTCAGGCGGAGAGCGCCAAGTATTGGGAGGCTGTAGTACCTCAGAACGggggagcccagccagggatgCAGGGTGCGGTGGCTCCTGTGGAGACCGGGAACGTGAGAACCCAGAGCCGCTCCTTGGGCTTAGACAGGAGCCTCGGTGTGGGGAGCCCCCTGGGCAAGGCTGAAGGGTCACCGGGCGAGAGGAGCGCTGAGCAGGCCTTTCCCAGCGAGGGTTGCACCACAGACTGCTCACCGCTGCCAAGGAAGATCAAGCTCAGCCGCCCGAAACTGCCGCCTCCCCACAATGCCTGTGCCACAAAGGCACCCCCCACTGCAGCACCCAGCAAGACCCCCACCTCCATCCGGCGCCTCTGGCGGCAGAAGACCCCAGGCTGGGATGAAGCAGGTGGGCTAGAGCAGGCCAGCCCCTCTTGCCATGCTGGGAGCCTCCCTGGGCCTCCAAAGACCAGCAACAGGAAGCGAAGCTCCAGTACGTCGGCTTCTGGCTCAGACACTACCCCAGGGGAGGGGCACGTGGGTAGTGTGAAGCTCAGGAAGGTCGTCAACGGGAGTTGCTGGGAGGTGGTACAAGAGCCACCAGCCAGGGAGCCCCAAGGAGCCCCAGTGACCGTGGGAGAGACAAGCACCTCCCGTGTGGCTTCCCCGCCCAGCTCCGGACCGCACAACGTTACGCGCTGGCCAGAGCTGCCAGAGACGCGGGCAGCCAGCTCCACTGAGCTGCTGGCTGGAAGGCTGGAGGCTGTGCCGCTTCCTGAGCAGGCGATGGTAGAACAGGGGCCCTCAGACgggagaggaggctgcagggaccCTTACGAGCTGGACATGGCGGCATTGGAGCCCTTGAGTGAAAGTGAGGAGTTTGGGGACTCAGCCCCGCTGGAGCAGATGCTGGACCTGCTGCTATCAGGCAGTGGCGTGGAGGGTCTGGGCACTGCTGGGCCAGGAGGGACAGCAGGCTGTGCCCCTTCCATGGGCCCCTCACATGGGCCAAATACAACACCCGTGGGTGCTGCTGCAGCAGGCGAGGAGTGGCATCCCCCCGAGGTGCAGCTGTGGCCAGAGTGGGACGACCCAGGGAAGGGCCCCCTGCcaggatgggaggtggggggtggtcacTCCGCCCTTAGCACTGCAGATGGGGAtcccccggggcagcctgcaggtGGCCATCTTGCACCCAGGAGGGCTCTCTCCAGCGGTCACCACCCCACCTCATGCAGCCCAGTGCCCCTGGCACCTGCCAGCCCCCAGACTCTTCAGCATCCACAGCTGgcagctggcagcagggaggctccGTCGGGCCCACTGCCCCGTGTTCCTGCGGAAGGCAGCGCGGGGAAAGGGCAGGGACTCTGCACCACCCAGGCTGCTGGGATGGAGACAGGGTCCCAGTTTCAGGCACCCTGGGGGCTGCCCCAAAGCCGCCCAAAGCATGGCCCTTTGGACCATCAGCCCCCGGACAGTCCGGAGGGCGACGAGATTGACATCATGGCCGGCGCTGAGGAGGCACTGGTACCTGCTGGCAGCACCTGCGTCAGGCCTGACCCCTCCTCGGAGTCTGATGAAGAGGTGGACGTTCTGAACTAG